A region of the Campylobacter subantarcticus LMG 24377 genome:
ATTGATTTATAATATTAGATGATATGGTGTTATCTTTGAAAGTATCAAAATTTTGCGGTAATTGGGGCTGGTTGTTAATAAAATTTTGTTTATTATCTGCTTTTCCTAGAGTGGCACAAAGAAAATCTAGATTATAGTTTTTTAATTTTTCAAAAACATTTTGTGTGGCTTCATTGTTATTAGAAACTACTGCAACATTTTTTCCTTGTGCGATAAGATTAGCGATGATATTTAAAATAGTTTGTGTTTTTCCAGTTCCTGGTGGTCCTTCTATAATGCTAACTTGCGAATTTAAGGCATTTTTAACGGCTTGATATTGAGATTGATTTGTTCCAAATGGAAATAATAAAAAATCTCCATTGTATGATAAGGTGCTGGCATTTTGTGTTAAGTAAGCGTGTAATGCAGAATATTTGTTGATATTTTTAATTTTTTTGTAAGATCTTTCAATTATAGATTTTTCATTATCTTGTATAATCATTTCTGTTGCAATACTTTGATAATAGTTAAAAATATTATTATTTATATGTGAGCTTTGTGATAAAGGAGGTAAAATCAATTCTACGCTATCGTCATTATAAAATATTTTATAATAGCAATCAAATTGTAAAATAAATTTTATATTGCAAAAAATAATTTCATTTATTTGATTAGCATTTATTTTTTTAGGATTGTCGTAAATTTTACAAGTATTAATATTATAGTTATAAATTTTCTCTGATGTATTAAATTTAATTGATACTGTTTGCTCACATTTTTCAAATGAACAAATTTTACTTGTTTCATCTTTATCTTTAATAATTATTAAGTATTTTTCTATATTCATTTTATTCCATAAGTATAAAAGTATTTTTATAATTTATTTTAACTAAAATTTCTTTTTATTTAATTTTAAAATAAGTTATACTTACAATATTATAACAAATTAATATTTTTAAAAACTAAGGAAACTATGAAAAATAGATTATTTTCAGAAGATGATACTAGAGTTAAACTCATAGATGTAAAACTTCACGCTAGCTCTTGGAGTGAAGAAAATATCATAAGAAATTATTATTTTACTGATAGGCGTAAGCTTATAGGAAATAAAAGAGGCGAAAGAAAATTTGCAGATTATTTGTTGAAATTTCAAAACAATAATCTTGCTATCATAGAAGCTAAAAAACAAAGCAAAGATCCTTTAGATGGCTTGTCTCAAGGCATAGAATATGCCAGAATTTTAAACGTAGCATTTGTATACAGCACTAATGGCGATAAAATTTATGAATACAACTTAAAAACTTCAAGCGGTGAGTACATAGAAAAATTTCCAACCCCAAGTGAGCTTTTTACTAGGATTTATGGAAATTTAAAAGAATGGCAACACAAGCTTTTATCGCAGCGAGAATTATACATACCCCAAAAAGAATTAAGATATTATCAAAAGATCGCAGTTGATAAAGTCATAGAAGCTTTGATCAACGGTAAAAATAGAATTTTACTCACTCTTGCTACAGGTACAGGTAAAACCACCATAGCTTTTGCTTTGTGTTATCGTTTGCTTGAAGCTAGGTGGAATAAAACAAATCAAGACAAAAAACCTAAGATATTATTTTTATGTGATAGAGTGAGTTTAAGAGATCAAGCTTTAGGAGAGTTTAATCCTATAGAGGGCGATTGCGTGGCAGTGAGTGCGCAAGAGTTGAGAAAAAATAATGGCAGAGTGCCTACAAGTGCAAATGTGTTTTTTGGAATTTATCAAAGTCTAGCTTCAAATTCAAAAGAACAAGAAAATGCTAATGAAGAACAAGAAAGCAAATTCTACTTACAATACCCCAAAGACTTTTTTGATCTTATCATCATCGATGAATGCCACAGAGGTGGAGCGAATGAAGAAGGTAGCTGGGCAGGGGTGCTAGAGTACTTTTCATCGGCTACGCATTTAGGGCTTACTGCTACACCTAAAAAAAGCGATAATGTAGATACTTATAGATATTTTGGTGAGAGTGTATATGAGTATAGTCTTAAAGATGGCATAGAAGATGGCTTTTTAACTCCTTATAAAGTTAAGCGTGTCACGACTACGCTTAGTGAAGGCTATGTGTACAACCCTGATGATATCATAGAAGGTGAGTTAGAAAAAGGCTTTTACAAGATCAATGAATTTGAAAGAAATATTCACTTACCTCAATACAACGATTTTCTAGCTAAAGAAATTTTAAAGCTCATCAACCCTATGGACAAAACCATCATCTTTTGTGCTAACCAAGCCCATGCAAGTGAAGTAAAAAGAGCCATTGATAAATTTAAAAGTGTAAAAAGAGATGACTACTGCGTGAGGGTTACAAGTGATGAGGGTAAAATAGGGCTTGAGTACTTAAAGCAGTTTCAAGATAATGACAAAAGCTATCCTGTGATACTCACTAGTTCTAAAATGCTAACCACAGGAGTAGATGCTAGAAATGTCCGCAACATAGTGCTTTTGGCAAATATAGGTTCTATCATAGAATTTAAGCAAATCATCGGAAGAGGCACTAGGGTGTATGAGGGAAAAGACTTTTTTACTATACTAGATTTTACCGGAGTAACAAGACTTTTTTATGATCCTAAATGGGATGGCGAGCAGATCAAAGATGAAGAAAAAACCGAAGTAAAAACTATACAAAACAAAAGAGAGCAAAGCAACCCTAAAGAAGCAACCAAGCAAAAAGAAGTCACCGTGCATTTAAAAGGCACAAAACTAAAAGTGCTTGATATAACGACAAGCTACATAGGAGATAGCGACAAGCCACTTAGTACAAAAGAATTTTTGGAATTTTTAGTAGGAAAGCTAGCAGAATTTTATAACGATGAGACAAGGTTACGCGAGATTTGGAGTAACCAAGCAAGCAGGAAAGAATTTTTACAAAAACTTGAAAAAGACCGCATAAGCGAGCAGGTTTTGGAAGAATTGACAGTGATTTTTGAGCAAAAAGACTGCGATGTGTATGATGTGCTAGCACACTTAAGCTTTAACAGCGAGATAAAAACACGCCATGAACGCGTGCTAAATGTAAAAAATAGTACATTTTTAAAACGCTTCCAAAAAGAAAAAGCTTTAAGGCTTGTGGAATTTTTACTAGATAGGTATCAAGAGTATGGTATAAAAGACTTTGATAGTGGGTTAAAAACACTTATAGATCTTAGCTCTTTAGGTAGTGTAAAAGAGCTAGTGAGTGAATTTGAAGGTATGGAGAATTTAAAACAATGCATTGATGATTTACAAAGAGAGATTTATGTAAATAATATATAATATTAATTAAATATAATCAAAGAGGAGAAAGTTATGAGTTGTACAATTCATTTTTTAAATGTGAAAGATGGTGATTGCACTATTATACAACACGAAACAGAAAGAGTTAGTGTTATTGATATCTGTAATGGGAATGAAAAGCAAAAATATAATTTTTGTTCGGAAGCTAATTTTAATATGAGAGAGAATTCTATTAATCCTATTACATATCTAGAAAATTTAAATATAAAAAATATATTTAGATTTATACTAACACATCCTGACATGGATCATTTGGATGGTCTTGAAAATCTTTTTACTAAATTTACGGTTGTAAATTTTTGGGATACAGGACACAAGAAAGATATGAGAGAATTCAAAAATAGTAAATATAAAGAAACAGACTGGGAGTATTATCTTAAGGTACGAAAAAGTTGTGAAAATCCTAAAGTTTTACAATATTATTTAGGTTGTGAATATGATTATTTTATGAAAGATGGATTAGAAATAATTTCTCCTAATAAAATCCTAGAAAAAGAAATTTTAAATAGTAAAAATCCAAATTGGAATGAAATTTCTTATGTTATTTTACATACTATTTACGATAGAAAAATTTTATATTGCGGAGATAGTGAAGATTTAGCTTGGAAATACATTTTAAATAATAAAGAATTGCATAAGAAAATAAAAGATATTGATATTTTAATAGCACCTCATCATGGAAGAAAAACAGGTGGAGATAAAGAAAATATTTTTTTAAATGAATTGAATCCCAAATTAGTTTTATTTGGAAATACATCAGATTCAAAACATAAAAATTATCAAGCATTTAATAATAGAAAAATTCCGATATTAACTAATAATGAAGCTGGTAATATCATTATGGAAATTAATAATAAAGAAATTTCTATAAAAACAGAAAATGATATTAATGGTATTATAACTGCTAAAAACTATAGTGATGGCGCCAAACGCATAAAAAAAATAAAAGAAAACTATAAAATAATATTTAAAGGTTTTAACTATGAATGACTTTAAAAATTTTCTTGGCACATATAATATTTGTGCCAGATTTACACCTGGATTTCTATGTTTATTGAGTATATATATTTTACTTGGTTTTGATATTGAGAAATTAGAGACAAATAGTATTGCTTATATTAGTATATTTGTTATTTTATCGTCTATATTGGGATTTTTATCAGGTTCTATTGTGAAAATAATAGAACAAAAAATATGGAAATATTGCGGGAATCCAACAATTAATTATTTAAAAAATAATGAAAAAGATTTGTATGAAAGAATAAGTGAAAAAATTAAAAATGATAAAGATATAATGACTTGTATTTTAAAAACTACAAGAGATGATACTAAGTTATTTTGGAAAAGTGTAAGCTATGGTTTTTTTAGAAATTCTATACTTTTATCGCTATTACTTTTATATTTTTCATATAAAACTGATTATTTTTTATGGATTTTAGCTATTTGTGTTTTTATTATATTTACTACTTTCATAATGAGCAGGTATTATGCACAACAAGCTATAGAAAGTTATAAGGAAATTACGATGGAAAATGATATATGTCAAAATTTGCAAAAGTAAAATTAAAAAATTGTGCAACTTTTATAAATGGTATGGCTTTTAAACCTATTGATTGGGATGTAAAAGGCTTACCTATTGTTAGAATTCAAAATCTTACAGGAACAAATAAAAATTTTAACTATTATTCTAAAGAATACAATCCTAAATTTGAAATTAATAATGGGGATTTGCTTATTTCTTGGTCTGCAAGTTTGGGTGTATTCATATGGAATAATAGCAAAGCTATTTTAAATCAACATATATTTAAAGTTGTATTTGACAAAATAGAAATTAATAAAAAATATTTTTATTTTTGTATTTTAGATATTTTAGAAGAGATGAGTGAAAAAACTCATGGTTCTGCTATGAAACACATAACTAAACGAAATTTTGATAATATCGAAATCCCTCTGCCATCACTCAAAGAGCAAGAAAGGATGGTGGGGGTTTTAGATGAGAGTTTTGCAAAGATAGATGAGAGTATAAAAATTTTAGAGCAAGATTTGCTCAATTTAGATGAGTTAATGCAAAGTGCCTTGCAAAAAGCTTTTAACCCTTTAAAAGATAATACTAAGGAAAACTACAAACTCCCACAAGGTTAGGAATGGAAAAGCTTAGGGGAAATTTGCGAAATTAATCCTAGAAATAAAATTGATGATGAAATAAATGTATCTTTTGTATCTATGAATAAAATTTTAGATGGATATAGTAATGAATTTTCTTATGCAATCAAAAAATGGAAAGATGTTAAAAATGGCTTTACACATTTTAAGCAAGGAGATGTTGGTTTGGCTAAAATTACTCCTTGTTTTGAAAATAAAAAGTCTGTGATTTTTGATGACCTTGAAAATGGTGTTGGTGCTGGTACAACAGAATTACATGTTATTAGAGCAGTTGATAATGCTATATCTAAATTTTTATTGTGGTTTTTTAAAACAGAGAAATTTATTCAAAATGGTATTTTAAATATGACAGGTGCTACAGGACATAAAAGAATTCCTAAAGATTTTATTAAAAATTTACAAATCCCACTACCCCCACTCAAAGAACAAGAGCAAATCGCTTCACATTTAGATGAGCTTTCTTCTCATGTAAAAAATTTAAAGCAAAACTATCAAGCACAGATAAAAAATCTACAAGAGCTTAAAAAGTCCTTGCTAGATAAAGCTTTTCATGGAAGATTATAAATGTTAAAATTTTTATCAAATTTTAACATATGGTCTAGATATGTTAAAAATTTTTGATTTTTTTAACATATTTTTTATAATGTTAAAAATTTTAAAAAATTTTAACATATGGAAAAATTATGAAAGAATTCATACCACCAAAACTTCCTTTAGATATAGAATTAAATGCAAATATTTATGGTCTCATCATTAGGGCTTCGAGAAAATTAGCGGAGTTAAATGGACTTAGCAAAAGCATGCCTAATCCAAATATATTAATCAATGCTTTGATCTTGCAAGAAGCTAAAGATTCTAGCGAGATAGAAAATATTATTACCACTCACGATGAACTTTTTTTATCTCAAATCGATGAAAGTAAACTTACAAGAGCGGCAAAAGAAGTGAAAGACTATGAAAATGCTTTAAAAAAAGGATATGAGCTTTTAAAAAAAGAGCAATTATTAAGAAATGCACATATTTTAGAAATTCAAAAAAGACTAGAAAGAAATAATGCAGGTTTTAGAAAACAAAGCGGAACTACACTGATAAATCCTACCACAGGAGAAATCAAACGCACGCCCCCGCAAAATCCTAGTGACATACAAGAACTTATGGGAAATTTGGAGCGATACATCAACGATGATACTTTAGATGAACTTGATTTTTTGGTAAAAATGGCAATCATTCATTATCAGTTTGAAAGCATACATCCATTTTACGATGGTAATGGTAGAACAGGCAGGATTATCAATATACTTTATTTGGTTTATAAAGGCTTGCTTGATTTGCCTATCTTGTATTTAAGCGCTTATATAGTAAATAACAAAGAAGAGTATTATAATCTTTTACAAAATGTACGTGATGAAGGTGCAATTTTGGAATGGATAAAATACATACTCAAAGGTGTAGAGCAAACTGCTATAAAAACGATAAAAACCATTACTATAATAGAAAAAATGATGTCTAATGTAGGTGAAATTTTGCAAAATAAAACGAATTTTTACAGCAAAGACTTTGTGGAGCTTTTGTTTTCTCATCCTTATACAAAGATAGACTTTTTGATAAATAAATTAGATATTTCTAGGCAAAGTGCTTCAAAATACCTTAAAATTTGTGAAAATTTAGGGGTGCTAGAGTGCATTAAAATGGGTAGAAATAATTATTATATTAATATAGAGCTTTTAAGACTTTTTAGAAAGGGAATTTTTTAAATGCAAAGTAAAATCGATAAAATCACAGATATTCTAAGAAGAGATGATGGCATAAGCGGTGCTATGCATTATAGTGAGCAGATTAGTTGGGTGCTTTTTTTGAAATTTTTAGATGATTATGAAGAAGAGTTAAAGTTAGAAGCTGAGCTAGATGAAAAGCCTTATAAGGCTATTTTGCAAGAAAAATTCAGTTGGAGAGCTTGGGCAGCACCTAAAACAAGTGAAGGAAAGCTTGATGTAAAAAATGCTTTAAGTGGAAGCGATTTGCTAA
Encoded here:
- the hsdR gene encoding EcoAI/FtnUII family type I restriction enzme subunit R, which translates into the protein MKNRLFSEDDTRVKLIDVKLHASSWSEENIIRNYYFTDRRKLIGNKRGERKFADYLLKFQNNNLAIIEAKKQSKDPLDGLSQGIEYARILNVAFVYSTNGDKIYEYNLKTSSGEYIEKFPTPSELFTRIYGNLKEWQHKLLSQRELYIPQKELRYYQKIAVDKVIEALINGKNRILLTLATGTGKTTIAFALCYRLLEARWNKTNQDKKPKILFLCDRVSLRDQALGEFNPIEGDCVAVSAQELRKNNGRVPTSANVFFGIYQSLASNSKEQENANEEQESKFYLQYPKDFFDLIIIDECHRGGANEEGSWAGVLEYFSSATHLGLTATPKKSDNVDTYRYFGESVYEYSLKDGIEDGFLTPYKVKRVTTTLSEGYVYNPDDIIEGELEKGFYKINEFERNIHLPQYNDFLAKEILKLINPMDKTIIFCANQAHASEVKRAIDKFKSVKRDDYCVRVTSDEGKIGLEYLKQFQDNDKSYPVILTSSKMLTTGVDARNVRNIVLLANIGSIIEFKQIIGRGTRVYEGKDFFTILDFTGVTRLFYDPKWDGEQIKDEEKTEVKTIQNKREQSNPKEATKQKEVTVHLKGTKLKVLDITTSYIGDSDKPLSTKEFLEFLVGKLAEFYNDETRLREIWSNQASRKEFLQKLEKDRISEQVLEELTVIFEQKDCDVYDVLAHLSFNSEIKTRHERVLNVKNSTFLKRFQKEKALRLVEFLLDRYQEYGIKDFDSGLKTLIDLSSLGSVKELVSEFEGMENLKQCIDDLQREIYVNNI
- a CDS encoding ComEC/Rec2 family competence protein; translation: MSCTIHFLNVKDGDCTIIQHETERVSVIDICNGNEKQKYNFCSEANFNMRENSINPITYLENLNIKNIFRFILTHPDMDHLDGLENLFTKFTVVNFWDTGHKKDMREFKNSKYKETDWEYYLKVRKSCENPKVLQYYLGCEYDYFMKDGLEIISPNKILEKEILNSKNPNWNEISYVILHTIYDRKILYCGDSEDLAWKYILNNKELHKKIKDIDILIAPHHGRKTGGDKENIFLNELNPKLVLFGNTSDSKHKNYQAFNNRKIPILTNNEAGNIIMEINNKEISIKTENDINGIITAKNYSDGAKRIKKIKENYKIIFKGFNYE
- a CDS encoding Fic family protein; the protein is MKEFIPPKLPLDIELNANIYGLIIRASRKLAELNGLSKSMPNPNILINALILQEAKDSSEIENIITTHDELFLSQIDESKLTRAAKEVKDYENALKKGYELLKKEQLLRNAHILEIQKRLERNNAGFRKQSGTTLINPTTGEIKRTPPQNPSDIQELMGNLERYINDDTLDELDFLVKMAIIHYQFESIHPFYDGNGRTGRIINILYLVYKGLLDLPILYLSAYIVNNKEEYYNLLQNVRDEGAILEWIKYILKGVEQTAIKTIKTITIIEKMMSNVGEILQNKTNFYSKDFVELLFSHPYTKIDFLINKLDISRQSASKYLKICENLGVLECIKMGRNNYYINIELLRLFRKGIF